In a single window of the Magnolia sinica isolate HGM2019 chromosome 7, MsV1, whole genome shotgun sequence genome:
- the LOC131251788 gene encoding E3 ubiquitin-protein ligase RSL1-like translates to METMKAGDPDLQIIHTIGEEEDEDDLLYNFTFSCKTGGDKHNPISVEMYTDSTHLQGSFISSFFQSKPHVINLSDDDELSQEVKILKSQPSKESSQEVKILKSNPSRESSQEVMILKSYPARELSEEVKILKSYPARESSQEVQLLKSYPSRRISRRVFSGPSISETGQSSASKPAPEPVFCKICMEPKNPNEIFTVSGCRHVFCSDCIGQHVAAKIQDNAALVRCPEPGCEVTLDPIVCRPILPQDVFDRWGSVLCESLILGLMKFYCPFKDCSALLLDEGGEDGSAIVESECPHCRRLFCAQCKVEWHSGIGCVEFQNLKGDEREREDIMLMNLAKENKWQRCPKCGFYVEKIEGCLFMRCRCSHCFCYHCAGPVDERLHYCARCRH, encoded by the exons ATGGAAACCATGAAAGCAGGAGACCCAGATCTTCAAATCATACACACaataggagaagaagaagatgaagatgatcttcTCTATAACTTTACATTCTCATGCAAGACAGGAGGGGATAAACACAACCCAATATCAGTCGAAATGTATACAGACTCCACACATCTCCAAGGATCTTTTATTTCATCCTTCTTTCAATCCAAACCACATGTCATTAATCTCTCTGATGATGATGAATTATCACAAGAAGTAAAGATCTTGAAGTCGCAACCATCAAAGGAATCGTCACAAGAAGTAAAGATCTTGAAGTCGAACCCATCAAGGGAATCGTCACAAGAAGTAATGATCTTGAAGTCGTACCCAGCAAGGGAATTATCAGAAGAAGTAAAGATCTTGAAGTCGTACCCAGCAAGGGAATCATCACAAGAAGTACAGCTCTTGAAGTCGTACCCATCAAGGCGTATTTCGAGGAGGGTGTTCTCTGGGCCGTCGATCTCTGAAACCGGCCAATCTTCGGCTTCGAAGCCGGCCCCAGAGCCTGTCTTCTGCAAAATCTGCATGGAACCCAAAAACCCAAATGAGATTTTTACTGTCAGCGGATGCCGGCATGTGTTCTGCTCCGATTGCATCGGCCAGCATGTGGCGGCGAAGATCCAAGACAACGCAGCGTTGGTGCGATGCCCGGAGCCGGGCTGCGAGGTGACGCTGGACCCGATAGTCTGCCGGCCCATCCTACCGCAGGACGTGTTTGATCGATGGGGCAGCGTCCTCTGTGAGTCGTTGATTCTTGGGTTGATGAAATTCTACTGCCCCTTTAAGGATTGCTCGGCACTGTTGTTGGATGAGGGGGGAGAAGATGGGAGTGCTATAGTGGAGTCTGAGTGCCCGCATTGCAGGAGGTTGTTTTGCGCTCAGTGCAAGGTGGAGTGGCATTCGGGAATTGGGTGCGTTGAATTTCAGAATTTGAAgggtgatgagagagagagggaggatatAATGCTGATGAATCTTGCAAAGGAGAATAAATGGCAGAGGTGCCCAAAATGCGGGTTTTATGTCGAGAAGATCGAAGGGTGCTTGTTCATGAGATGCAG GTGCAGCCACTGTTTCTGCTACCATTGTGCGGGGCCCGTCGACGAACGTCTTCATTACTGTGCTAGATGTAGGCACTAG